The Tropicibacter oceani DNA segment GATCAGAAGATCGTTGATCGAAATGGCGACAACGCCAAGGCAAATCAAAAGAATGCCAAGGCCGGCCTGATTGAGCGATGAAGGTTGCATGCCCCAGCCTTAGTCCTGCGCGCAGACCCGGACCATCCCAAAAGCGACATGCATGACCCTTGTGCATTTCTGCAGCTTTGTTTTGTGAACCGATCAGTCTAGATATGAGCGACGAACAGGAAAGGCACACCATGTCCATGGTATCCATCCGCGAGGCGCGGAAAATCTATGACGGCGGTTTCGAGGCGCTCAAAGGCGTCGATCTGACCATCGAGCAGGGCGAAATCCTTGCCTTGCTTGGCCCCAACGGCGCGGGCAAGACGACGCTGATCTCGGCGATCTGCGGCATCACGCAGCCGACCTCGGGCACGATCGAGGTGGGGGGGCATGATGTCGTGCGCGACTACCGCGCCGCGCGCCGCCTGATCGGGTTGGTGCCGCAGGAAATCAACCTTGAGCCCTTTGAGAAGGTGTTCAACACCGTGCGCTTTTCACGCGGGCTTTTTGGACTGCCGCGCAATGATGCGTTGATCGAACAGGTGCTGCGCAAGCTGTCGCTGTGGGACAAACGCGACACGCCGGTGCGGGCCCTGTCGGGTGGCATGAAGCGGCGCGTGCTGATCGCCAAGGCGCTGAGCCACGAGCCGCGCGTGCTGTTCCTGGACGAACCCACCGCCGGGGTCGACGTCGAATTGCGCCGCGACATGTGGGAAATCGTCGAAGAGCTGCGCCGCGACGGTGTCACCATCATCCTGACCACCCATTACATCGAAGAGGCCGAGGCCATCGCCGACCGCATCGGCGTGATCAACAAGGGCCAGATCCTGCTGGTTGAGGACAAGGCCAGCCTGATGGCCCGCATGGGCCGCAAAGAGCTGCGCATCGAACTGGACGATCCGATCGAAACCCTTCCCGAAGCCCTGTCCAGCTTTGCCCTGACGATCGAGGATGAAGGCCGCCATCTGGTCTATGTCTACGACACCGGGGCGCAGCGCACCGGCATCGCCCGGCTGATGACCGCGCTTGGCGAGCAGGGGATCGTGGTGCGCGACGTGTCCACTGCGCAAAGCTCGCTCGAGGAAATCTTTGTCGGCCTTGTCGCCGACCAGCAGGAGGGCGCGGCATGAACGTCGGAGCCATCAAGGCCATCTACCGCAACGAAATGGCCCGCTTTTTCCGCACGCTGGCGCAAAGCTTCATCTCGCCGGTGATCTCGACCTCGCTGTATTTCGTTGTCTTCGGCGCGGCCATCGGCAGCCGGATCGACCAGGTCGAAGGCGTCAGCTATGGCGCCTTTATCGTGCCCGGGCTGATCATGCTCAGCGTTATCACGCAGGCCATTTCCAACGCCTCTTTCGGCATCTATTTCCCGAAATTCATCGGCACGATTTACGAACTGCTGTCGGCCCCGGTGAACTTTCTGGAAATCGTCATCGGCTATGTGGGAGCAGCGGCGACCAAGGCGCTGTTCATTGGTGTCGTCATCCTGGGCACCGCGTCGCTGTTCGTCGACATTTCGATCATGCACCCCTTTGCCATGGTGGCCTTTCTGGTCCTGACCTGCATCAGCTTTTCCCTGATGGGGTTCATCATCGGCATCTGGGCGGGCAATTTCGAACAGCTGCAACTGGTGCCGCTGCTGATCGTCACGCCGCTGATCTTTCTTGGCGGGTCGTTCTATTCGATCTC contains these protein-coding regions:
- a CDS encoding ABC transporter ATP-binding protein yields the protein MSMVSIREARKIYDGGFEALKGVDLTIEQGEILALLGPNGAGKTTLISAICGITQPTSGTIEVGGHDVVRDYRAARRLIGLVPQEINLEPFEKVFNTVRFSRGLFGLPRNDALIEQVLRKLSLWDKRDTPVRALSGGMKRRVLIAKALSHEPRVLFLDEPTAGVDVELRRDMWEIVEELRRDGVTIILTTHYIEEAEAIADRIGVINKGQILLVEDKASLMARMGRKELRIELDDPIETLPEALSSFALTIEDEGRHLVYVYDTGAQRTGIARLMTALGEQGIVVRDVSTAQSSLEEIFVGLVADQQEGAA
- a CDS encoding ABC transporter permease → MNVGAIKAIYRNEMARFFRTLAQSFISPVISTSLYFVVFGAAIGSRIDQVEGVSYGAFIVPGLIMLSVITQAISNASFGIYFPKFIGTIYELLSAPVNFLEIVIGYVGAAATKALFIGVVILGTASLFVDISIMHPFAMVAFLVLTCISFSLMGFIIGIWAGNFEQLQLVPLLIVTPLIFLGGSFYSISMLPPVWQTITLFNPVVYLISGFRWAFFGTADVPIGLSLLAIAGFTALCLAVVWWIFKTGWRIRT